A genomic region of Pogoniulus pusillus isolate bPogPus1 chromosome 35, bPogPus1.pri, whole genome shotgun sequence contains the following coding sequences:
- the TMEM250 gene encoding transmembrane protein 250 produces MPVIPIPRRVRSFHGPHTTCLHSACGPVRTTHLVRTKYNNFDIYLKSRWMYGFIRFLLYFSCSLFTSILWVALSILFCLQYLGIRIFLRFQYKLSIILLLLGRRRVDFSLMNELLIYGIHVTMLLVGGLGWCFMVFVDM; encoded by the coding sequence ATGCCTGTAATCCCCATCCCCCGCCGGGTCCGTTCGTTCCACGGCCCCCACACCACCTGCCTGCACTCGGCCTGCGGCCCGGTGAGGACCACTCACTTGGTGCGCACCAAGTACAACAACTTTGACATCTATCTCAAATCCCGATGGATGTACGGATTCATCCGATTCCTGCTGTacttcagctgcagcctctttACCTCCATCCTCTGGGTGGCACTCTCTATCCTCTTTTGCCTTCAGTACCTCGGCATCCGGATCTTCCTGCGCTTCCAGTACAAACTCTCCATCATCCTCCTCTTACTGGGGCGAAGGCGAGTGGACTTCAGCCTCATGAATGAACTGCTCATCTATGGAATTCATGTCACCATGCTGCTAGTGGGGGGGCTGGGATGGTGTTTCATGGTATTTGTGGATATGTAA